The following coding sequences lie in one Arachis hypogaea cultivar Tifrunner chromosome 9, arahy.Tifrunner.gnm2.J5K5, whole genome shotgun sequence genomic window:
- the LOC112712576 gene encoding elongation factor 1-alpha, with the protein MGKEKTHINIVVIGHVDSGKSTTTGHLIYKLGGIDKRVIERFEKEAAEMNKRSFKYAWVLDKLKAERERGITIDIALWKFETTKYYCTVIDAPGHRDFIKNMITGTSQADCAVLIIDSTTGGFEAGISKDGQTREHALLAFTLGVKQMICCCNKMDATTPKYSKARYDEIVKEVSSYLKKVGYNPDKIAFVPISGFEGDNMIERSTNLDWYKGPTLLEALDQINEPKRPSDKPLRLPLQDVYKIGGIGTVPVGRVETGVLKPGMVVTFGPTGLTTEVKSVEMHHEALTEALPGDNVGFNVKNVAVKDLKRGFVASNSKDDPAKEAANFTSQVIIMNHPGQIGNGYAPVLDCHTSHIAVKFAELVTKIDRRSGKELEKEPKFLKNGDAGLVKMIPTKPMVVETFSEYPPLGRFAVRDMRQTVAVGVIKNVEKKDATGAKVTKAAQKKK; encoded by the exons ATGGGTAAAGAGAAGACTCACATCAACATTGTGGTCATTGGCCACGTCGACTCAGGAAAGTCGACCACCACCGGTCACTTGATCTACAAGTTGGGAGGTATTGACAAGCGTGTGATCGAAAGATTCGAGAAGGAAGCTGCTGAGATGAACAAGAGGTCCTTCAAGTATGCCTGGGTGCTCGACAAGCTCAAGGCCGAGCGTGAAAGAGGTATCACCATCGATATTGCCTTGTGGAAGTTCGAGACCACCAAATACTACTGCACTGTCATTGATGCTCCCGGACACAGGGATTTCATCAAGAACATGATTACTGGAACTTCCCAGGCCGACTGTGCCGTTCTCATCATCGATTCCACCACTGGAGGTTTTGAAGCTGGTATCTCGAAGGATGGTCAGACCCGTGAGCACGCTCTCCTTGCTTTCACCCTTGGTGTCAAGCAGATGATTTGCTGTTGCAACAAG ATGGATGCCACCACACCCAAGTACTCCAAGGCCCGTTATGATGAAATCGTGAAGGAAGTCTCATCCTACTTGAAGAAGGTCGGATACAACCCAGACAAAATCGCATTTGTTCCCATCTCTGGTTTTGAGGGAGACAACATGATTGAGAGGTCTACAAACCTCGACTGGTACAAGGGACCAACCCTTCTTGAGGCCCTTGATCAGATCAATGAGCCAAAGAGGCCATCAGACAAGCCCCTCCGTCTGCCTCTTCAGGATGTGTACAAGATTGGAGGTATTGGAACTGTGCCAGTGGGACGTGTTGAGACAGGTGTCTTGAAGCCCGGTATGGTTGTGACCTTTGGACCTACTGGACTGACAACTGAAGTTAAGTCTGTTGAGATGCACCACGAAGCTCTTACAGAGGCCCTCCCCGGTGACAATGTTGGGTTCAACGTCAAGAATGTTGCAGTGAAGGATCTCAAGCGTGGTTTTGTCGCCTCAAATTCCAAGGATGACCCTGCCAAGGAGGCTGCTAACTTCACCTCCCAAGTCATCATCATGAACCACCCTGGCCAGATCGGAAATGGCTATGCCCCAGTGCTTGATTGCCACACCTCCCACATTGCTGTCAAGTTTGCTGAGCTTGTGACCAAGATTGACAGGCGATCTGGTAAGGAGCTTGAGAAGGAGCCCAAGTTCTTGAAGAATGGTGATGCAGGTCTTGTTAAGATGATTCCCACCAAGCCCATGGTTGTGGAAACCTTCTCTGAGTACCCACCTCTTGGTCGTTTTGCCGTCAGGGACATGCGTCAAACTGTGGCTGTGGGAGTTATAAAGAATGTGGAGAAGAAGGACGCTACCGGAGCCAAGGTCACCAAGGCTGCCCAGAAGAAGAAGTGA
- the LOC112712577 gene encoding uncharacterized protein, translating to MQSPDANRLPEVDSLPDGFVESTTDPVAPPTPSSEQEKPPNNYTEDGSSDLTRTRELSNELGEKEFQNNHDCSVEVQNNSCMRQEEGTQITPPVAKSASDAMQSGCCTVKDKQHGESQSLDKSTVEPSETKAAKDTSSPDMVDSSKNRKPETGEKRKSAKRTLKSEKELLEFSLKYQQVLAERDAALAVRDKLESLCRELQRQNKMLMEECKRVSTEGQNLRLDLSAKFQDAIKDVSNKLEERKDECLTQLKENDMLRNKLKQLADQYELSEQQYAQKLKQKTLELQLADLRVKQHEEKLVQEQSQIKVYAEQVSQLLATEKNLRMQLTTDGEKFQQFQEALSKSNEVFETFKNEIEKMAKSIKELKKENQFLKSKSEKSDITLIELVDERERLKKQLEKTTKQKEKLESLCRSLQAERKQSSSENKSSNNSVSS from the exons ATGCAGAGTCCAGATGCAAATCGGCTTCCCGAGGTTGATTCCTTGCCGGATGGGTTTGTGGAGAGCACTACAGATCCTGTTGCTCCTCCAACACCATCTTCTGAACAAGAGAAACCCCCGAATAACTACACGGAGGATGGTTCCTCAGACCTCACTCGAACTCGTGAATTATCAAATGAGTTGGGAGAAAAAGAGTTTCAAAACAATCATG ACTGCTCAGTGGAAGTTCAAAATAATAGCTGTATGCGACAGGAAGAAGGCACACAGATTACACCTCCTGTGGCCAAGTCTGCTTCTGATGCTATGCAATCTGGATGCTGTACAGTGAAGGATAAGCAACATGGTGAATCTCAAAGTTTAGATAAAT CAACTGTTGAACCTTCGGAGACAAAAGCAGCAAAGGATACATCTTCACCAGATATGGTTGACTcttcaaaaaacagaaaacca GAAACTGGTGAAAAGCGTAAGAGTGCAAAGCGTACACTTAAATCAGAAAAGGAGCTTTTGGAGTTTTCACTGAAGTATCAACAAGTGTTGGCAGAAAGAGATGCTG CTCTTGCTGTTCGAGATAAGCTTGAGTCACTTTGTAGGGAGTTACAACGTCAAAATAAAATGTTGATG GAAGAATGCAAACGTGTATCGACCGAGGGGCAAAACTTGAGGCTGGACCTTTCAGCCAAGTTTCAAGATGCAATCAAG GATGTGAGCAATAAGCTTGAAGAGCGGAAGGATGAGTGTCTTACTCAGCTTAAGGAAAATGACAT GTTAAGAAACAAGCTAAAGCAGCTTGCTGATCAATATGAACTATCTGAACAACAGTACGCCCAGAAG TTGAAGCAAAAGACATTGGAACTTCAGCTCGCTGATTTAAGAGTTAAGCAACACGAGGAAAAATTGGTTCAAGAACAGTCTCAGATTAAAGTATATGCAGAACAAGTGTCTCAGCTATTAGCGACAGAAAAGAATTTACGCATGCAGCTGACGACTGATGGAGAAAAATTCCAACAATTCCAG GAAGCATTGTCAAAAAGCAATGAAGTTTTCGAAACATTTAAAAACGAAATTGAGAAG ATGGCGAAATCAATCAAGGAACTCAAGAAGGAAAATCAATTCTTGAAGAGTAAATCCGAAAAGTCTGATATTACGCTTATAGAGTTAGTTGATGAG CGCGAGCGGTTGAAGAAACAACTGGAGAAAACAACGAAACAGAAGGAGAAGCTTGAGTCGTTATGCCGGTCGCTTCAGGCAGAAAGGAAGCAAAGTTCCTCTGAGAACAAGAGCAGCAACAATTCAGTTTCATCATGA
- the LOC112712578 gene encoding LOW QUALITY PROTEIN: elongation factor 1-alpha (The sequence of the model RefSeq protein was modified relative to this genomic sequence to represent the inferred CDS: inserted 1 base in 1 codon): MGKEKTHINIVVIGHVDSGKSTTTGHLIYKLGGIDKRVIERFEKEAAEMNKRSFKYAWVLDKLKAERERGITIDIALWKFETTKYYCTVIDAPGHRDFIKNMITGTSQADCAVLIIDSTTGGFEAGISKDGQTREHALLAFTLGVKQMICCCNKMDATTPKYSKARYDEIVKEVSSYLKKVGYNPDKIAFVPISGFEGDNMIERSTNLDWYKGPTLLEALDQINEPKRPSDKPLRLPLQDVYKIGGIGTVPVGRVETGVLKPGMVVTFGPTGLTTEVKSVEMHHEALTEALPGDNVGFNVKNVAVKDLKRGFVASNSKDDPAKEAANFTSQVIIMNHPGQIGNGYAPVLDCHTSHIAVKFAELVTKIDRRSGKELEKEPKFLKNGDAGLVKMIPTKPMVVETFSEYPPLGRFAVRDMRQTVAVGVIKNVEKKDATGAKVTKAAXEEEVNRAGWFEARVPAPYLQ; encoded by the exons ATGGGTAAAGAGAAGACTCACATCAACATTGTGGTCATTGGCCACGTCGACTCAGGAAAGTCGACCACCACCGGTCACTTGATCTACAAGTTGGGAGGTATTGACAAGCGTGTGATCGAAAGATTCGAGAAGGAAGCTGCTGAGATGAACAAGAGGTCCTTCAAGTATGCCTGGGTGCTCGACAAGCTCAAGGCCGAGCGTGAAAGAGGTATCACCATCGATATTGCCTTGTGGAAGTTCGAGACCACCAAATACTACTGCACTGTCATTGATGCTCCCGGACACAGGGATTTCATCAAGAACATGATTACTGGAACTTCCCAGGCCGACTGTGCCGTTCTCATCATCGATTCCACCACTGGAGGTTTTGAAGCTGGTATCTCGAAGGATGGTCAGACCCGTGAGCACGCTCTCCTTGCTTTCACCCTTGGTGTCAAGCAGATGATTTGCTGTTGCAACAAG ATGGATGCCACCACACCCAAGTACTCCAAGGCCCGTTATGATGAAATCGTGAAGGAAGTCTCATCCTACTTGAAGAAGGTCGGATACAACCCAGACAAAATCGCATTTGTTCCCATCTCTGGTTTTGAGGGAGACAACATGATTGAGAGGTCTACAAACCTCGACTGGTACAAGGGACCAACCCTTCTTGAGGCCCTTGATCAGATCAATGAGCCAAAGAGGCCATCAGACAAGCCCCTCCGTCTGCCTCTTCAGGATGTGTACAAGATTGGAGGTATTGGAACTGTGCCAGTGGGACGTGTTGAGACAGGTGTCTTGAAGCCCGGTATGGTTGTGACCTTTGGACCTACTGGACTGACAACTGAAGTTAAGTCTGTTGAGATGCACCACGAAGCTCTTACAGAGGCCCTCCCCGGTGACAATGTTGGGTTCAACGTCAAGAATGTTGCAGTGAAGGATCTCAAGCGTGGTTTTGTCGCCTCAAACTCCAAGGATGACCCTGCCAAGGAGGCTGCTAACTTCACCTCCCAAGTCATCATCATGAACCACCCTGGCCAGATCGGAAATGGCTATGCCCCAGTGCTTGATTGCCACACCTCCCACATTGCTGTCAAGTTTGCTGAGCTTGTGACCAAGATTGACAGGCGATCTGGTAAGGAGCTTGAGAAGGAGCCCAAGTTCTTGAAGAATGGTGATGCAGGTCTTGTTAAGATGATTCCAACCAAGCCCATGGTTGTGGAAACCTTCTCTGAGTACCCACCTCTTGGTCGTTTTGCCGTCAGGGACATGCGTCAAACTGTGGCTGTGGGAGTTATCAAGAATGTGGAGAAGAAGGATGCTACCGGAGCCAAGGTCACCAAGGCTG CAGAAGAAGAAGTGAATCGTGCAGGGTGGTTTGAAGCAAGGGTACCAGCACCATATCTACAATAA